In Spinacia oleracea cultivar Varoflay chromosome 5, BTI_SOV_V1, whole genome shotgun sequence, a single window of DNA contains:
- the LOC110791122 gene encoding carboxyl-terminal-processing peptidase 1, chloroplastic has translation MRLCSLTSSNPCNTTIIITNNKNVGVAKSYTNNCNPNFNSNHQNSPKKSSIGAAVAAAALSFSLLLYPPVSIAANSPASDQSSSSDEYCREDGGLLGDDMALSAPKLGTNEGIVEEAWEIVNDSFLDTGRSRWSPESWIRKKEDILSTSIKTRSKAHNIVQKMLASLEDPYTRFLSPEEFSKMARYDMTGIGINVREMPDSSGSFKLKVLGLVLDGPAQTAGIRQGDEILSVDGEDVRGKSAFDVSSKLQGPSETFVTVEVKHGNCGPLQSVKVQRQLVARPPVFYRLEKIDNGATSVGYVRLKEFNALARKDIVTAMKRLQDQGASSFVLDLRDNFGGLVQAGIEIAKLFLDKGDTVIYTAGRDLSQNAFVAESAPLVKAPVMVLVNHNTASASEIVASALHDNCKAVLVGEKTYGKGLIQSVFELHDGSGVVVTIGKYVTPHHLDINGNGIEPDFSNIPRWSEVKEYLSTCNRLTQG, from the exons ATGAGACTATGTTCTCTCACTTCATCCAACCCCTGCAACACCACCATTATCATCACCAACAACAAAAATGTCGGAGTAGCCAAGAGCTACACCAACAATTGCAACCCTAATTTCAATTCCAATCATCAAAACTCTCCTAAAAAATCTTCAATTGGTGCTGCCGTAGCTGCTGCTGCACTCTCATTCAGCCTCTTACTATATCCACCTGTTTCGATTGCTGCTAATTCGCCGGCTTCTGATCAATCGTCATCGTCTGATGAGTATTGCCGCGAAGATGGGGGATTATTGGGGGATGATATGGCGTTATCGGCGCCGAAATTGGGGACGAATGAGGGTATTGTGGAGGAAGCTTGGGAGATAGTGAATGATAGTTTTCTTGATACGGGTCGTAGTCGTTGGTCGCCGGAATCGTGGATT CGCAAGAAGGAAGACATATTGAGCACTTCTATTAAGACTAGATCAAAGGCTCACAATATCGTTCAAAAAATGTTGGCAAGTTTGGAAGATCCTTATACACGTTTTTTGTCTCCAGAAGAG TTCTCGAAGATGGCTAGATATGACATGACTGGTATTGGAATAAATGTCAGGGAGATGCCTGACAGCAGTGGAAGCTTCAAACTGAAGGTGCTTGGACTCGTATTGGATGGGCCTGCTCAAACTGCTGGAATTAGACAG GGTGACGAAATCTTGTCTGTTGATGGGGAGGATGTGAGGGGCAAATCAGCTTTTGATGTATCGTCAAAGTTGCAAGGTCCCAGTGAAACTTTTGTAACAGTTGAG gTGAAGCATGGCAACTGTGGTCCTCTCCAGTCTGTCAAAGTTCAGAGACAGCTGGTTGCTAGACCTCCAGTGTTCTACCGGTTGGAGAAAATTGACAATGGTGCAACCTCTGTTGGATATGTGCGTCTTAAAGAGTTCAATGCACTGGCCAGAAAAGATATAGTAACAG CAATGAAGCGCCTCCAGGACCAAGGTGCATCATCTTTTGTTCTGGATCTAAGAGACAATTTTGGTGGCCTAGTGCAG GCTGGGATAGAAATTGCAAAGCTGTTTCTGGATAAGGGGGATACG GTGATTTATACTGCTGGAAGGGATCTGTCTCAGAATGCTTTTGTGGCAGAGTCTGCACCACTCGTCAAAGCGCCTGTCATG GTTTTGGTGAACCATAATACTGCAAGTGCCAGTGAAATA GTCGCATCAGCTCTTCATGATAATTGCAAAGCTGTTCTGGTGGGGGAAAAAACTTATGGCAAG GGTCTAATTCAATCAGTTTTTGAGCTCCATGATGGATCTGGCGTGGTTGTGACAATAGGGAAGTATGTAACGCCTCACCACTTAGATATCAATGGCAATGGAATTGAACCCGACTTCTCTAACATCCCAC GGTGGAGCGAGGTGAAAGAATATCTTTCTACTTGTAATCGATTGACACAAGGATGA